From Mytilus edulis chromosome 9, xbMytEdul2.2, whole genome shotgun sequence, the proteins below share one genomic window:
- the LOC139489232 gene encoding uncharacterized protein, giving the protein MDTEECPAMDTGNEYDLVDISIYELSEINDTEKINNSGLSRQRSSFRNRRCCFWSIIFPWIVFPTTAGNLLPDVIGRRYSRDGHISSIVTLKTAVGILVVLMYIRFSPGRVEGLQLNERYLLLKINKNTSKIKSLLDSVQCFWIRNIFWNQFCCIRQCNWKRKFCSK; this is encoded by the exons ATGGATACAG AAGAATGTCCTGCAATGGACACTGGAAACGAATATGATTTGGTCGATATCTCCATATATGAGCTTTCTGAgataaatgacacagaaaaaatCAACAACAGTGGTCTTAGTAGACAAAGAAGCTCATTTAGAAATAG GAGGTGCTGCTTCTGGTCAATTATATTTCCCTGGATAGTGTTTCCTACCACTGCAGGGAATTTACTTCCAGATGTCATCGGTAGACGATATAGTCGAGATGGACACATTTCTTCAATAGTAACTCTAAAAACAGCCGTTGGAATTCTTGTAGTTTTAATGTATATTAGGTTTAGTCCTGGAAGAGTAGAAGGTCTTCAGTTAAA TGAAAGGTACTTATTActcaaaatcaacaaaaacaccTCTAAAATTAAGTCATTACTTGATTCTGTTCAGTGCTTTTGGAtcagaaatattttttggaaTCAATTTTGTTGCATCCGTCAGTGTAACTGGAAAAGAAAGTTTTGCAGTAAATAA